The Lacipirellula parvula genome window below encodes:
- a CDS encoding rhodanese-like domain-containing protein, protein MKTITARELRKMRDAEEEFLLVNTLDGEHFEKTKIPGAASIPQSASDFLNQVEQRAGGKNRTVVVYCANVRCDSSTKGAEKLERAGFTNVFDFADGYEGWQQINKEKEGGRKAKEDAPVKR, encoded by the coding sequence ATGAAAACCATTACCGCCCGCGAACTTCGGAAGATGCGCGACGCCGAAGAGGAGTTCCTGCTGGTAAACACCCTCGACGGCGAACACTTCGAGAAAACAAAGATCCCCGGGGCCGCCAGCATTCCGCAAAGTGCTAGCGACTTCCTCAACCAAGTTGAGCAGCGCGCTGGCGGCAAGAACCGCACGGTGGTCGTTTACTGCGCAAACGTCCGCTGCGATTCGTCGACCAAGGGCGCCGAGAAACTCGAACGCGCTGGCTTCACGAACGTCTTCGACTTCGCCGACGGCTACGAAGGCTGGCAGCAAATCAATAAAGAGAAAGAGGGCGGCCGCAAAGCCAAGGAAGACGCCCCGGTGAAACGGTAG
- a CDS encoding putative signal transducing protein codes for MIQTSAPNLVTVASFGSVTEAEIAQQCLAAAGIESYLVDAAMVGTMWHLGVAMGGVKLQVAETDALEAAELLTEARAGRLEFEFDDSSAAESETEMQREALSEREALANRAFKATFFSMLLEPLAFYAAWLLLRVAVAEGPLRQPYRGRAIAAAVLCPLIVGFAATLLWFFVTGSSF; via the coding sequence ATGATTCAGACTTCTGCTCCTAATCTCGTGACGGTAGCGTCCTTCGGCAGCGTGACCGAAGCGGAGATCGCGCAGCAGTGCCTCGCGGCGGCGGGGATCGAGTCGTACCTCGTCGACGCCGCGATGGTTGGGACGATGTGGCATCTGGGCGTGGCGATGGGCGGCGTTAAGCTGCAGGTGGCCGAGACGGACGCATTAGAAGCGGCGGAGCTACTGACTGAAGCTCGCGCGGGGCGGTTGGAATTCGAGTTTGACGACTCCAGCGCAGCGGAGTCGGAGACCGAAATGCAGCGCGAGGCGCTCTCCGAACGCGAAGCGTTGGCGAATCGAGCGTTCAAGGCGACGTTCTTCTCGATGCTGCTCGAGCCGCTCGCGTTCTATGCGGCGTGGCTGCTGCTGCGAGTCGCCGTGGCTGAGGGGCCGTTGCGCCAGCCCTACCGTGGCCGAGCGATCGCCGCTGCGGTACTGTGCCCGCTCATCGTGGGATTCGCAGCGACGCTGCTGTGGTTTTTCGTCACCGGATCATCGTTCTGA
- a CDS encoding DUF6268 family outer membrane beta-barrel protein, producing the protein MFAPLVATAQTAEPYTATASDSPFAGVPHPAYSTLQTQSNANGNQPPASSVITPTPWTPEPITPIDIDQLPATLTPGVDPNLRVANLAEETVAPENQMAPEAASELPPGARAGVFQKIYFTGTWLPRMSDEPDTLGMGDIEAGVVLGFPFFRRDTPLLVTPHFGTHLLENAAALDIPSTLYDASVDFRHLRKFGDGPWAMDVGVGVGYYSDFEQSYSNATRVTGRGIGVYEATPGKKWIFGVAYLNRAGATVLPIAGLIIEPAEMPRTRLDLVFPRPRFSWQTAASTPEDERWFYIGGEFGGGIWSITRPSDQEIDTISYSDIRVVVGFERKILNGLATRFETGYVFARELDYQSATPDVSLDDTMMARVGVTY; encoded by the coding sequence ATGTTCGCGCCACTCGTTGCGACCGCACAAACCGCGGAGCCCTACACAGCGACGGCGTCCGACTCCCCGTTCGCCGGCGTACCGCACCCCGCGTACTCTACGCTGCAGACGCAATCGAACGCCAACGGCAACCAGCCTCCCGCGTCGTCGGTGATCACGCCGACGCCCTGGACGCCCGAGCCGATCACGCCGATCGATATCGACCAGCTTCCTGCCACGCTCACGCCCGGCGTCGATCCGAACCTTCGCGTTGCCAATCTCGCCGAAGAAACCGTCGCCCCCGAAAACCAAATGGCGCCCGAGGCGGCGAGCGAACTTCCCCCCGGCGCCCGCGCCGGCGTCTTCCAGAAGATTTACTTCACCGGCACCTGGCTCCCGCGGATGAGCGACGAGCCCGATACCCTCGGCATGGGCGACATCGAAGCCGGCGTCGTCCTCGGCTTTCCCTTCTTCCGCCGCGACACGCCGCTGCTCGTGACGCCCCACTTCGGCACGCACCTGCTGGAGAACGCCGCCGCCCTCGACATCCCGAGCACGCTTTACGACGCCTCGGTCGACTTCCGCCATCTCCGCAAATTCGGCGACGGCCCCTGGGCGATGGACGTCGGCGTTGGCGTCGGCTACTACAGCGACTTCGAACAAAGCTACAGTAACGCCACCCGCGTCACTGGCCGCGGCATCGGCGTCTACGAGGCCACGCCCGGCAAGAAGTGGATCTTCGGCGTCGCGTACCTCAACCGCGCTGGCGCCACTGTGCTGCCGATTGCCGGCCTGATCATCGAACCCGCCGAAATGCCGCGGACGCGTCTCGACCTCGTCTTCCCGCGGCCGCGGTTCTCTTGGCAAACCGCCGCGAGCACCCCCGAAGACGAACGCTGGTTCTACATCGGCGGCGAATTCGGCGGCGGCATTTGGAGCATTACCCGCCCCTCCGATCAAGAGATCGATACGATCAGCTACAGCGACATCCGCGTCGTCGTCGGCTTCGAACGGAAGATTCTCAACGGGCTCGCTACCCGCTTCGAAACCGGCTACGTCTTCGCGCGCGAACTCGACTACCAGAGCGCCACGCCCGACGTCTCGCTCGACGACACGATGATGGCCCGCGTCGGCGTTACTTACTGA
- a CDS encoding SAM-dependent methyltransferase, giving the protein MPTPWQPQFLYAVCQHGAEAVLKRELAVRAPQLRPAFSRPGFVTFKLDAPCTDPEKFALPAVFARTSGFSLGSVKGERLHDLAAQLWQLPDVQAFLESHEVAGLHVWQRDERTPGERGFEPGPTILADEAEEAIRELSPIESLRPDSAAGRSTPRNRWVLDVSLIEPNQWFVGCHRTTSRVASWPGGVPDLELPEHAVSRAYLKMAEAMSWASLPMSRGERVVELGCAPGGASQALLDAGLEVIGVDPAEVDESVLADPNFTHVRSRSVETSRKVFRHVQWLAADMNVAPSFTLDAVEAVVKHPGISIRGMLLTLKLPDLALVDEFPAFVERVRSWGYRDVRLRQLAFNRQEICLAALRSRGQRRVLRTAGTRKRPTGKRPSGPGISTPPAAPAPSDHPESPI; this is encoded by the coding sequence ATGCCCACCCCCTGGCAACCTCAGTTCCTCTACGCCGTCTGCCAACACGGGGCCGAGGCCGTCCTCAAGCGCGAACTCGCTGTCCGCGCCCCGCAACTCCGCCCAGCCTTCTCGCGGCCGGGGTTCGTCACGTTCAAGCTCGACGCTCCGTGCACCGATCCCGAGAAGTTCGCCCTTCCCGCGGTCTTCGCCCGCACGAGCGGCTTCTCACTTGGATCGGTCAAAGGCGAGCGCCTCCACGATCTCGCCGCGCAACTCTGGCAACTCCCTGACGTGCAGGCGTTTCTCGAGTCGCACGAAGTCGCCGGCCTGCACGTCTGGCAACGCGACGAACGGACTCCCGGCGAGCGCGGCTTCGAACCCGGCCCTACCATTCTTGCGGACGAGGCCGAAGAGGCCATCCGCGAGCTCTCGCCCATCGAGTCGCTCCGCCCCGATTCCGCCGCCGGCCGGTCGACGCCGCGCAATCGATGGGTGCTCGACGTGTCGCTCATCGAACCGAATCAATGGTTCGTCGGCTGCCATCGGACGACCAGCCGCGTCGCCTCGTGGCCAGGGGGCGTCCCCGATTTAGAACTCCCCGAACACGCCGTCTCGCGTGCCTACTTGAAGATGGCCGAAGCGATGAGTTGGGCCTCGCTGCCGATGTCTCGCGGCGAGCGGGTCGTTGAACTCGGCTGCGCCCCCGGCGGCGCGTCGCAGGCGCTGCTCGATGCGGGGCTCGAAGTGATCGGCGTTGACCCCGCCGAGGTGGACGAATCAGTTCTGGCCGACCCCAACTTCACGCACGTTCGCAGCCGCTCGGTCGAGACCTCGCGCAAGGTCTTCCGCCATGTGCAGTGGCTCGCCGCCGATATGAACGTGGCGCCGTCGTTCACGCTCGACGCCGTCGAAGCGGTCGTGAAGCACCCCGGCATCTCGATTCGCGGAATGCTGCTGACGCTGAAGCTGCCTGACCTGGCGCTCGTCGACGAGTTCCCCGCGTTCGTGGAGCGCGTCCGCAGTTGGGGCTACCGCGACGTGCGACTCCGGCAGCTAGCATTCAACCGCCAAGAGATCTGCTTGGCCGCGCTCCGCAGCCGCGGCCAACGCCGCGTCCTCCGCACCGCCGGCACGCGCAAGCGACCGACAGGCAAACGGCCCAGCGGCCCCGGCATTTCGACGCCACCCGCCGCGCCAGCACCGAGCGACCACCCCGAATCGCCCATTTAG
- the msrB gene encoding peptide-methionine (R)-S-oxide reductase MsrB: MSEQTKSNDAELRARLTPEQYHVTQEKGTERAFTGKYWNHKEDGKYHCIVCGELLFDSSTKFDSGCGWPSFNQQVTPEAIDVHADHSHGMVREEIVCHKCGAHLGHVFPDGPKPTGLRYCVNSASIQFEK; the protein is encoded by the coding sequence ATGAGCGAGCAAACGAAGTCAAATGACGCCGAATTGCGGGCCCGGCTAACCCCCGAGCAGTACCACGTCACTCAGGAAAAAGGAACCGAGCGGGCCTTCACTGGGAAGTACTGGAACCATAAGGAAGACGGCAAATACCACTGCATCGTCTGCGGCGAGTTGCTGTTCGACTCGTCGACGAAGTTCGATTCTGGCTGCGGGTGGCCGAGCTTCAACCAACAAGTGACGCCCGAGGCGATCGACGTCCACGCGGACCATAGCCACGGGATGGTGCGGGAGGAGATTGTGTGCCACAAGTGCGGGGCGCATTTGGGGCATGTCTTTCCTGACGGGCCGAAGCCGACGGGGCTGCGGTATTGCGTGAACTCGGCTTCGATTCAGTTTGAGAAGTAG
- a CDS encoding ATP-dependent helicase, whose product MDPLFANLNPAQCEAVRHVEGPMLVLAGPGSGKTRVVTHRIAHLLREGVRPREILALTFTNKASEEMKLRVETMSPGSRVWVSTFHRFGARLLREYAGFVGLTPNFTIYDTDDSRQTLKRVIEAGKIRTAHYSPDRIAAAISAAKNQLITADRYEPRIGSPLSQIVAEVYPAYQQRLLASSAVDFDDLLLHVANMLYVNDDVRAELDERYRFILVDEYQDTNRAQYVMVRAMSVDHPNLAATGDPDQSIYGWRGADIKNILQFETDFPQVRVVRLEQNYRSTKAVLRVADQLIRSNMRRKAKSLFTDNAEGDPVKLVQYSTQDDEARGIADQIAAGIAAGRRPRDFAIFYRVNALSRVLERGLREHGIPYQMIRGQEFYQRKEIKDVLAYCQLINNPRDDQATLRTINTPVRGIGRKTIDRLSEFAYQHGISLLDACREAGQVEGLNARAIKSVAQFAALIDRLSLLAGAALEEILGTILTETKYREGLQDSESEDDLNRLANIEELLTDARQFDEAHPGGGHLEEYLENAWLVNETDSWETESDKVTMMTLHAAKGLEFPVVFVVAFEQGLLPHERSLNDDEQMEEERRLAFVGITRAKEHLQLSYAVHRDFRGQRRRTVPSPFLLEMPREEMELVSIGAPGGWDVPTDWEDVHDLHDDSHHFEIDPAVDDHGVEAEAPTEDDDSFAFGANAAPAPAKSIPASQVTTAARLAGAKPLAASGISPDAFAQGMTVMHPEHGPGKIVALSGSGANRRATVKFATAGERRFVLAHSPLRPAGR is encoded by the coding sequence TGCGCGAAGGGGTCCGCCCGCGCGAGATTCTCGCCCTCACCTTCACGAACAAAGCGTCGGAGGAGATGAAGCTCCGCGTCGAGACGATGTCCCCCGGCTCGCGCGTCTGGGTTAGCACCTTCCATCGCTTCGGCGCCCGGCTGCTGCGCGAGTACGCCGGCTTCGTCGGCCTGACGCCCAACTTCACGATCTACGACACCGACGACTCCCGCCAAACGCTCAAGCGCGTCATCGAGGCCGGCAAGATCCGCACGGCCCATTACTCGCCCGACCGCATCGCCGCCGCGATCAGCGCCGCGAAGAACCAGCTCATTACCGCCGATCGCTACGAACCCCGCATCGGCAGCCCGCTCAGCCAAATCGTCGCCGAGGTTTACCCCGCTTACCAGCAACGCTTGCTCGCCTCGTCGGCAGTCGACTTCGACGACTTGCTGCTGCACGTCGCGAACATGCTCTACGTAAACGACGACGTCCGCGCCGAGCTCGACGAACGCTATCGCTTCATCCTCGTCGATGAGTATCAAGACACGAACCGGGCGCAATACGTGATGGTTCGCGCAATGTCGGTCGACCACCCGAATCTCGCCGCCACGGGCGACCCCGATCAATCGATCTACGGTTGGCGCGGCGCCGACATCAAAAACATCCTGCAGTTCGAGACCGACTTCCCGCAGGTCCGCGTCGTTCGGCTCGAGCAAAACTACCGCAGCACGAAGGCGGTGCTCCGCGTCGCCGATCAGCTCATTCGCTCGAACATGCGCCGCAAGGCGAAGTCGCTCTTCACCGACAACGCCGAAGGCGATCCGGTGAAGCTCGTGCAGTATTCGACGCAAGACGACGAAGCCCGCGGCATCGCCGATCAGATCGCGGCAGGTATCGCCGCCGGCCGTCGACCGCGCGACTTTGCGATCTTCTACCGCGTCAACGCCCTCTCGCGCGTGCTTGAGCGTGGGCTCCGCGAGCATGGCATCCCCTACCAGATGATCCGCGGCCAAGAGTTCTATCAGCGCAAAGAAATCAAGGACGTGCTGGCCTACTGCCAACTGATCAACAACCCGCGCGACGATCAGGCGACGCTCCGTACGATCAACACGCCGGTCCGCGGCATCGGCCGCAAGACGATCGACCGCCTCAGCGAGTTCGCCTACCAGCACGGCATCTCGCTCCTCGACGCCTGCCGCGAAGCGGGGCAAGTCGAAGGGCTGAACGCCCGCGCGATCAAGTCGGTTGCCCAGTTCGCAGCCTTAATCGATAGACTCAGCTTGCTGGCCGGCGCCGCACTCGAGGAAATCCTCGGCACCATCCTCACGGAAACGAAATATCGCGAGGGCCTGCAAGACAGCGAATCGGAAGACGACCTCAATCGCCTCGCCAACATCGAAGAACTCCTCACCGACGCGCGGCAGTTCGACGAAGCCCACCCCGGCGGCGGCCACTTGGAGGAGTACCTCGAGAACGCTTGGCTCGTCAACGAGACAGACAGTTGGGAGACCGAGAGCGACAAAGTGACGATGATGACCCTACACGCCGCGAAGGGGCTCGAGTTTCCCGTCGTGTTCGTCGTCGCGTTCGAGCAAGGCCTGCTCCCGCACGAGCGGAGTCTCAACGACGACGAGCAAATGGAAGAAGAACGGCGGCTAGCGTTCGTCGGCATTACCCGCGCGAAGGAGCACCTGCAACTCAGCTACGCCGTCCACCGCGACTTCCGCGGCCAACGCCGTCGCACCGTGCCGAGCCCGTTCCTATTAGAAATGCCGCGTGAAGAGATGGAGTTGGTCTCGATCGGCGCCCCCGGCGGCTGGGACGTGCCGACGGACTGGGAGGACGTTCACGACCTGCACGACGACTCGCACCACTTCGAAATCGACCCGGCCGTCGACGATCACGGCGTCGAAGCAGAAGCGCCAACGGAAGACGACGACTCGTTCGCATTCGGCGCCAACGCCGCGCCCGCTCCCGCCAAGTCGATCCCCGCGTCGCAAGTCACGACGGCCGCCCGTCTCGCCGGCGCGAAACCGCTCGCCGCCTCAGGCATCTCGCCCGATGCCTTCGCACAGGGAATGACGGTGATGCACCCCGAGCATGGCCCGGGTAAGATCGTCGCCCTCAGCGGCAGCGGCGCCAACCGCCGCGCGACAGTGAAATTCGCTACAGCCGGCGAACGCCGCTTCGTCCTCGCCCACAGCCCCCTACGACCCGCGGGGCGGTGA